Sequence from the Chrysiogenia bacterium genome:
CCGAGCGCCGCAGGCTTGCGCGCATGGATTCGGGAAGCGGCAGCGCGCCCGCCGGGACGCCGACTTCTCCAACGAGGAACCGGTGAGCCCCCTTGGCTTCGATGGATGCAAAGGCGTTGAAAGACGGCCCCTGCGAAGAATCGCCCAGTGCCTTCGTCTTCCAGAGCAGGGTTGCCAGATCCGCATTCGGCGAGAAGCGCGCCCCCAAAGTCGCGGGGAGCCCGGGCAGTGTGCGGTGGCGCTCGCGCGCGGCAAAGAGCAGCCGCTGGGTGTTGAGCCCGCCGGCGGCCAGCACCAGGCGCGGCGCATGAACGACGGCCTGCTTGCCGGTGCGGTGGTCCCGGTAGCGCACCTCGTAGCCGCCCCCGGCGTGCGCGCCCACGGCCAGCACCTCGCAGAGCGGGCGCAGCTTCGCCCCGGCCTTGAGTGCCATCGGGATGTAGGTGAGATCGAGGGTCGTCTTCGATCCATCCTCGCAGCCCATGATGCAGGTACCCGCGTGCGTGGAAGTGCGCTGCTCGATCCCCGCGGCGTTCGTCACCTTCTCCGGGCGACGTGGATCAGCTCCCCACGCAACGGCCAGGTCGGGATACTTCGGCGCGGGCAGACCCGCGCTCGCAAGCGCGTGCTCGAAAACGAGATTCTTCTCTGGCCGGTCGGGCAGCGGCGCCGGGCGCATCACTTCGCGCACGCGCTCGAAATACGGATGCAGTTCCTCGCCGGTGAGCTCTTCGGGAAAGGCCGCAAAAAACTCTGCGGGGGGTTCTTCGAGAATGTTCGTGTAGATGTGCGAACCGCCGCCCACGCCGCTGCTGGTGAGCGTGAAGAGGTCGTCGAAGACGTGGGCCTCGTAGAGGCCGTCTGCCTGCAGCAGGCGCTCGCGGCGCTTGCCGCCGCGCGTAACGCGCAGGTTCCGCACGAAGCGACGCGCCCCCTTGATGCCGCGCGGATAGTCGCGGCGGTCGGCCTCGGGACGTGCCTTGTTGAGCGGCCCCCACCAGGGCCCGCGTTCGAGGACCAGCACCCGCAGCCCCTTCTGCGCAAGGCGCGCGGCGCTGACCGATCCGCCGAAGCCGGATCCCACGACGATGACGTCAAAATCCATGGATATAAAGTTGTCCCGTTGCCCGGCTGATTCAGTGAGTGGACTGAGTGTCTTCAAGATCGCGCGAGAAGTTCTGGAAATCCCGCAGCAATGCCAGCGGCGACTGGCGACGCCACGCCGCCAGCATCACCGCCACAAAGGGCGCAACGGCCATGAAGATCGTCGCGATAAAGACCTCATCGAGAACGCGCGAGCCCTCGGCCGCCTCTCCGCGCAGGCGCGAGAGAAGCGCGTCGACGGTATTGC
This genomic interval carries:
- a CDS encoding GMC family oxidoreductase; protein product: MDFDVIVVGSGFGGSVSAARLAQKGLRVLVLERGPWWGPLNKARPEADRRDYPRGIKGARRFVRNLRVTRGGKRRERLLQADGLYEAHVFDDLFTLTSSGVGGGSHIYTNILEEPPAEFFAAFPEELTGEELHPYFERVREVMRPAPLPDRPEKNLVFEHALASAGLPAPKYPDLAVAWGADPRRPEKVTNAAGIEQRTSTHAGTCIMGCEDGSKTTLDLTYIPMALKAGAKLRPLCEVLAVGAHAGGGYEVRYRDHRTGKQAVVHAPRLVLAAGGLNTQRLLFAARERHRTLPGLPATLGARFSPNADLATLLWKTKALGDSSQGPSFNAFASIEAKGAHRFLVGEVGVPAGALPLPESMRASLRRSAFLFCMGRDASAARIEFDGKGITTTAGREMDRALFDEMEQTVARVAAHYGPERVLGNLPWGKGARSLFTVHPLGGCSIGSSAEDGFTDHRGQVFGHPGLFVADGSLYPRSPGIPPSMSIAALAERQADLMD